From Daucus carota subsp. sativus chromosome 6, DH1 v3.0, whole genome shotgun sequence, the proteins below share one genomic window:
- the LOC108227109 gene encoding miraculin produces MKTNICILIVLLYGSYLAAAILPPTVYDRSQQRVLAGIRYYILPISRGHGGITIASTRNKTCPLDVAQELSVYNRGLGVTFHRVDPTAHSIRLSTDLTIKFVRSAAKACAQSSYWKADGYDNLRARYFVTIGGAGGKPGGESLPGTFRIEKEGNGYKIVYCRLVNCVAAPCEPVCKNVGVYQEQGRILLALADEPLVVKFRKV; encoded by the coding sequence ATGAAAACAAACATCTGCATTTTAATCGTTCTTCTATACGGCTCGTACCTCGCAGCAGCCATCCTCCCACCCACCGTGTATGATCGATCGCAGCAGAGAGTGCTAGCTGGCATAAGATACTACATACTTCCAATTTCACGCGGCCACGGTGGCATCACAATAGCTTCCACTCGGAACAAAACTTGTCCACTCGATGTGGCTCAAGAGCTCAGTGTCTATAATCGAGGCCTCGGAGTCACTTTCCATCGAGTGGATCCGACTGCGCATTCTATACGTCTTTCTACTGATTTGACTATAAAATTTGTCAGGTCCGCGGCCAAGGCTTGTGCTCAATCTTCATACTGGAAGGCGGATGGTTATGACAATTTGAGAGCGCGATATTTTGTTACAATTGGAGGAGCTGGAGGCAAGCCAGGTGGTGAATCCCTCCCCGGTACGTTCAGAATTGAAAAGGAGGGGAATGGATATAAGATTGTGTATTGTAGACTGGTGAATTGTGTCGCGGCACCTTGCGAACCGGTTTGCAAGAATGTTGGAGTGTATCAGGAACAGGGGAGGATTCTGTTAGCATTGGCTGATGAACCGCTTGTGGTTAAGTTTCGCAAGGTGTAA